One Scophthalmus maximus strain ysfricsl-2021 chromosome 9, ASM2237912v1, whole genome shotgun sequence genomic region harbors:
- the LOC124850552 gene encoding GATA zinc finger domain-containing protein 7-like isoform X2 has protein sequence MSPAKTEHVTRLASHRGSGQRDEPQPQHAVDQTEPRPRCEADKRGNKRVRGEKTRSLLKVKLPKINARTLSKEKATREDDDDDNDDNNDNNNDNNNNDTPSWWTLEPAESRTTTVSRVGGSRAADTDADSVGGDVFFFSQGPTSQVTDEKEQICQLLTPVSFC, from the exons ATGTCGCCTGCCAAGACGGAACATGTCACACGACTGGCCTCACATCGGGGCTCCGGTCAAAGAGATGAACCACAGCCGCAGCACGCCGTGGACCAGACCGAGCCCCGCCCGCGCTGCGAGGCGGACAAGCGCGGGAACAAGAGGGTCAGAGGTGAAAAAACTCGGTCCCTTTTAAAGGTCAAACTACCGAAAATCAACGCGCGCACTTTGTCCAAGGAGAAGGCGACAcgggaggacgacgacgacgacaacgacgacaacaacgacaacaacaacgacaacaacaacaacgacacacCGAGCTGGTGGACGTTGGAGCCCGCCGAGAGCAGAACCACGACGGTGAGCCGGGTTGGAGGGAGCCGGG CTGCCGACACAGACGCTGACTCTGTTGGTggagatgttttcttcttctcccaggGGCCCACTAGCCAAGTGACAGATGAGAAGGAGCAG ATTTGCCAGCTACTGACTCCTGTTAGCTTTTGCTGA
- the LOC124850552 gene encoding GATA zinc finger domain-containing protein 7-like isoform X1, producing the protein MSPAKTEHVTRLASHRGSGQRDEPQPQHAVDQTEPRPRCEADKRGNKRVRGEKTRSLLKVKLPKINARTLSKEKATREDDDDDNDDNNDNNNDNNNNDTPSWWTLEPAESRTTTVSRVGGSRAADTDADSVGGDVFFFSQGPTSQVTDEKEQAKVAVLRTISRMLEENQRIRQRLLAPTQAH; encoded by the exons ATGTCGCCTGCCAAGACGGAACATGTCACACGACTGGCCTCACATCGGGGCTCCGGTCAAAGAGATGAACCACAGCCGCAGCACGCCGTGGACCAGACCGAGCCCCGCCCGCGCTGCGAGGCGGACAAGCGCGGGAACAAGAGGGTCAGAGGTGAAAAAACTCGGTCCCTTTTAAAGGTCAAACTACCGAAAATCAACGCGCGCACTTTGTCCAAGGAGAAGGCGACAcgggaggacgacgacgacgacaacgacgacaacaacgacaacaacaacgacaacaacaacaacgacacacCGAGCTGGTGGACGTTGGAGCCCGCCGAGAGCAGAACCACGACGGTGAGCCGGGTTGGAGGGAGCCGGG CTGCCGACACAGACGCTGACTCTGTTGGTggagatgttttcttcttctcccaggGGCCCACTAGCCAAGTGACAGATGAGAAGGAGCAG GCCAAGGTGGCAGTTCTCAGGACCATCTCCAGGATGCTGGAGGAGAACCAGCGGATCAGACAGAGACTCCTCGCCCCCACCCAGGCCCACTGA